One genomic window of Actinomycetota bacterium includes the following:
- a CDS encoding pseudouridine synthase produces the protein MSETEIRLQKVLAQAGIGSRRRCEELIAKGRVKVNGELVVEQGMRIDPMTAIVHVNGQRVPTAPGNVVLLLNKPRGVVSTMSDEHGRPCVGDLVADRPERLFHVGRLDAETEGLLLLTNDGELANRVVHPAHGVDKTYVATVTGQVSTQTLRQLREGVELADGPMKVDSVRIVQQAKDRSMLELVIHEGRNRIVRRLLDEAGHPVVELVRTRIGPLHLGNLKAGQMRELTGPDLRALYTAVGL, from the coding sequence GTGAGTGAGACCGAGATCCGTCTGCAGAAAGTTCTTGCGCAAGCAGGCATAGGCAGCCGCCGCCGGTGCGAGGAGCTGATCGCAAAGGGTCGCGTGAAAGTCAATGGCGAACTCGTGGTCGAGCAGGGAATGCGCATTGACCCGATGACCGCCATCGTGCACGTCAACGGCCAACGAGTTCCAACTGCACCTGGCAATGTCGTGCTCCTGTTGAACAAGCCGCGCGGCGTAGTTTCAACGATGAGCGACGAACACGGCAGGCCATGCGTGGGTGATCTCGTGGCGGATCGGCCCGAGCGCTTGTTCCACGTGGGGCGCTTGGATGCTGAGACCGAAGGTCTGCTTCTGTTGACCAACGATGGCGAACTAGCCAACCGTGTTGTGCATCCCGCGCACGGGGTGGACAAGACCTATGTCGCAACGGTGACCGGACAGGTCAGTACTCAGACTTTGCGGCAGCTGCGCGAGGGAGTTGAGCTTGCCGATGGGCCGATGAAGGTCGATTCGGTTCGCATCGTGCAGCAGGCCAAGGATCGCTCAATGCTTGAACTTGTGATCCATGAGGGCCGCAACCGCATCGTGCGCCGACTACTAGACGAGGCTGGACATCCTGTGGTTGAACTGGTGCGCACCCGCATTGGTCCCTTGCACCTGGGCAACCTGAAGGCCGGGCAGATGCGCGAGCTGACTGGTCCTGACTTACGGGCGCTCTACACGGCCGTTGGTCTGTAG
- the aroH gene encoding chorismate mutase, whose product MPMRAIRGAVCLQRDDADEMQEAVGELLGMILERNAITPDDVISVLFTNTPDLRCAFPAKAAREVGFTDVPLMCAQEINVEGALERVVRVMLHVDTDRPRTEIVHVYLRGAEVLRPDTQL is encoded by the coding sequence TTGCCGATGCGCGCAATCAGGGGAGCCGTGTGCTTGCAGCGAGATGATGCTGACGAGATGCAGGAAGCCGTCGGCGAGCTGCTGGGCATGATCCTTGAACGTAATGCCATCACGCCAGATGACGTGATCAGTGTGCTGTTCACCAACACCCCCGACCTTCGTTGCGCATTCCCGGCCAAGGCCGCCCGTGAAGTTGGATTTACCGACGTTCCGCTCATGTGCGCTCAGGAAATCAACGTGGAAGGTGCGCTTGAACGAGTAGTACGCGTCATGCTCCACGTCGACACTGATCGCCCGCGTACCGAGATCGTGCATGTCTACCTTCGCGGCGCCGAAGTTCTTCGCCCGGACACACAGTTGTGA
- a CDS encoding segregation/condensation protein A: MADDVTAPAVAKSTAPESFSVRVGDFEGPFDLLLSLISKHKFEVTDLSLHLVTDEFIGYIRGQGKSWDLDEASSFLVVAATLLDLKAARLLPSGEVEDEEDLALFEARDLLFARLLQYRAYKVVSGLFAESMATANRRYPRTVGLEPQFAALLPEVLLGLGPDQFASLAARALAPKPIEEVSMAHAHVQRVNVREQADILVDRLRRQRTSTFRALIADCDTTLLVVGRFLALLELYREGAVAFEQITPLGDLTIRWTGSDEGEISVADEFDVEREIDHPPLTEETEVEMKELVDD, from the coding sequence CTGGCCGATGACGTCACTGCGCCAGCCGTTGCAAAGTCAACCGCCCCGGAAAGCTTCTCTGTTCGAGTCGGTGATTTCGAAGGTCCCTTCGATCTCTTGTTGTCGCTGATCTCCAAGCACAAGTTCGAGGTCACTGATCTGTCCTTGCACTTGGTGACTGATGAATTCATCGGTTACATCCGAGGCCAAGGAAAAAGCTGGGATCTGGATGAAGCCAGCAGCTTTCTCGTCGTGGCAGCAACTCTGCTTGATCTGAAGGCGGCGCGACTTCTTCCATCGGGTGAAGTCGAGGACGAGGAAGACCTTGCACTGTTTGAGGCGCGCGATCTGCTCTTCGCACGCCTGCTTCAGTACCGCGCCTACAAGGTGGTGTCGGGCCTGTTTGCCGAGAGCATGGCCACAGCGAATCGTCGTTATCCACGCACCGTCGGCTTGGAGCCGCAGTTCGCGGCATTGCTGCCCGAAGTGTTGTTGGGGCTAGGTCCAGATCAGTTCGCTTCGCTGGCTGCCCGGGCATTGGCGCCCAAGCCAATTGAAGAAGTCTCAATGGCCCACGCACATGTGCAGCGAGTCAATGTGCGCGAGCAAGCGGACATCTTGGTCGATCGGCTTCGACGCCAACGCACCAGCACATTCCGCGCGCTCATTGCCGACTGTGACACCACCTTGCTCGTTGTCGGACGCTTCCTCGCACTGCTTGAGCTGTATCGCGAGGGAGCTGTGGCATTCGAGCAGATCACACCTCTGGGCGACCTGACCATTCGTTGGACAGGATCCGACGAGGGTGAGATCAGCGTCGCCGATGAATTTGATGTCGAACGAGAGATCGATCATCCGCCCTTGACCGAAGAGACTGAAGTTGAAATGAAGGAGTTGGTCGATGACTGA
- a CDS encoding ParA family protein, with protein sequence MDSEVLEAAGDPAPDATSIPEPTPLTSHGPAWVIAMVNQKGGVGKTTSTVSLGAALAGYGRRVLLVDFDPQGALSVALGVNPNEMTRTIYNVLTDYECDIREVVLATEVENLNLLPSNIDLSAAELQLVSEVGREYALGRALAPLLPEYDIVLIDCQPSLGLLTLNALTASTGVIVPMETEYFALRGVALLQDTINKVKARLNPELTIIGVLPTMYDPRTLHSREVLQTVRQAFGDQVFQTAIHRTVKFPDAAVAGEPITTFAPTSAGAESYRQLAREVLAR encoded by the coding sequence ATGGATTCGGAAGTGCTGGAGGCAGCGGGAGACCCTGCGCCAGACGCGACGTCCATCCCTGAACCAACGCCACTGACCTCTCACGGCCCGGCCTGGGTCATTGCGATGGTCAATCAGAAGGGCGGGGTGGGCAAGACAACGTCGACGGTCAGCCTCGGCGCTGCGTTGGCTGGATACGGCCGTCGAGTCCTGTTGGTGGATTTCGATCCACAGGGCGCGCTGTCTGTCGCGCTCGGCGTGAATCCCAATGAGATGACCCGCACGATCTACAACGTGCTCACTGACTACGAGTGCGATATTCGTGAAGTTGTGCTCGCCACCGAAGTCGAGAACCTCAATCTTCTTCCTAGCAATATCGATCTCTCCGCGGCAGAACTGCAACTGGTCAGCGAGGTTGGTCGCGAGTACGCCCTCGGGCGTGCGCTGGCGCCGCTGCTGCCCGAATACGACATCGTGTTGATCGATTGCCAGCCTTCACTTGGCCTGTTGACCTTGAATGCGTTGACGGCCAGCACAGGTGTGATCGTGCCGATGGAAACTGAGTACTTCGCCCTGCGCGGTGTTGCACTCCTGCAGGACACCATCAATAAGGTCAAAGCTCGGTTGAATCCAGAACTCACCATCATCGGTGTGCTGCCAACGATGTACGACCCGCGCACTTTGCACAGCCGCGAGGTGCTGCAGACCGTGCGTCAGGCTTTTGGCGATCAGGTGTTCCAGACAGCAATCCACCGTACAGTGAAGTTTCCAGATGCGGCTGTTGCTGGCGAACCCATCACTACCTTTGCCCCGACCAGTGCGGGCGCAGAGTCCTACCGCCAGTTGGCGCGGGAGGTTCTGGCCCGGTGA
- a CDS encoding prephenate dehydrogenase yields the protein MTQALPNATLGPVLVVGTGLIGTSIALALVRAGVDVFLRDEDAHQLATAIEMAAGSELNGRTPELVVVAVPPSSAPQVIAAASKEFPGATITDVTSVKSGILRQALFAGADSSRLVGGHPMAGREVSGAEGARADLFDDRLWILTPTLETDTEHVKRAQQLVATCGAISIEMAASEHDVAVALVSHAPQVVSSALAAQLLPAKELHIAVAGQGLRDMTRIASSDSALWLDILSENAGPVSEVLSGVVFELQEVLRALQELAAGDRDHQHAIDATLRAGALGRMRIPGKHGSPDSPYREVTVVVADEPGELARLFIAAGEADINLEDVRIEHVLGRPSGRVELAVKPEAADLLVEALQQRGFDVRGS from the coding sequence GTGACGCAGGCCTTGCCGAATGCGACTCTCGGGCCGGTATTGGTTGTTGGCACCGGACTGATTGGTACTTCAATTGCCCTAGCTCTTGTTCGCGCTGGCGTCGACGTGTTCTTGCGCGATGAGGATGCGCATCAACTCGCGACAGCCATCGAGATGGCGGCTGGATCGGAGCTCAACGGTCGAACTCCTGAGCTTGTTGTCGTTGCTGTGCCGCCAAGTTCAGCGCCACAGGTGATTGCTGCGGCCAGCAAGGAATTTCCCGGAGCCACAATTACTGATGTCACCTCGGTGAAGTCAGGCATCCTGCGTCAGGCGCTGTTCGCCGGAGCAGATTCTTCGCGACTCGTCGGCGGTCACCCAATGGCCGGTCGCGAGGTTTCCGGCGCCGAGGGAGCGCGTGCGGATCTCTTTGACGATCGACTGTGGATTCTCACTCCTACCCTCGAAACAGACACCGAGCATGTCAAGCGCGCTCAACAACTTGTTGCTACATGCGGCGCTATCTCAATTGAGATGGCTGCTAGTGAGCATGACGTCGCAGTGGCCTTGGTCTCGCATGCTCCTCAGGTGGTATCCAGCGCACTGGCTGCGCAGTTGCTGCCTGCCAAGGAACTTCATATCGCCGTAGCCGGTCAAGGTCTTCGCGACATGACTCGCATCGCTTCTTCTGACAGCGCTCTGTGGCTCGACATTCTGAGTGAGAACGCTGGTCCTGTCTCTGAGGTGCTCAGCGGAGTGGTGTTCGAGTTGCAAGAAGTGCTGCGTGCCCTGCAAGAACTCGCAGCCGGTGATCGCGATCATCAACACGCAATTGATGCCACCCTTCGTGCAGGTGCCCTCGGACGCATGCGAATTCCGGGCAAGCACGGTTCACCAGACTCGCCTTACCGCGAAGTCACCGTCGTAGTCGCAGATGAGCCAGGTGAACTCGCCCGGCTGTTCATCGCCGCTGGCGAAGCCGACATCAATCTGGAAGATGTGCGGATCGAGCATGTGCTCGGTCGTCCAAGCGGGCGAGTGGAACTGGCTGTCAAGCCAGAGGCCGCGGATCTCTTGGTAGAAGCTCTGCAGCAGCGCGGCTTTGACGTTCGGGGAAGCTGA
- the cmk gene encoding (d)CMP kinase, with protein sequence MTNDIRPLVVAVDGPAGSGKSSVCRGTAARLSWHYLDTGAMYRAMTWAVLDAGIDPNDADAVASFAKKPDIASGSNPYQPTIEVDGTDVGDAIREDRITSAVSAVSAVPKVRQLLVQKQRDAAQLAMRSGTGIVVEGRDITTVVLPNAHLKIFLTADPEVRAQRRALEQADGGMVAADAVQATQAALAMRDQLDTSRETSPLTKAEDAIELDTSALTLEQVIAKVVSYAKEAAR encoded by the coding sequence ATGACGAACGACATTCGACCGCTTGTTGTTGCTGTTGACGGTCCTGCCGGCTCGGGTAAGTCGAGCGTTTGCCGCGGCACTGCTGCTCGACTGAGTTGGCACTATCTCGACACAGGTGCCATGTATCGGGCGATGACTTGGGCTGTTCTCGATGCCGGTATTGATCCCAATGATGCTGATGCCGTCGCCAGCTTCGCCAAGAAGCCCGACATCGCGAGTGGCTCGAATCCATATCAGCCAACAATCGAGGTTGATGGCACCGATGTCGGTGACGCAATCCGCGAGGACAGAATCACCAGCGCTGTCAGTGCCGTCAGTGCAGTGCCGAAGGTGCGTCAACTCCTGGTGCAAAAGCAGCGAGATGCCGCGCAACTTGCAATGCGTTCTGGAACTGGCATCGTTGTCGAAGGCCGCGACATCACGACTGTCGTCTTGCCCAATGCGCATTTGAAGATCTTCCTCACTGCCGACCCCGAAGTTCGCGCCCAGCGCCGCGCGCTGGAGCAGGCGGATGGGGGAATGGTGGCCGCTGATGCGGTGCAAGCAACGCAAGCAGCGCTGGCTATGCGCGATCAGCTGGATACTTCGCGTGAGACTTCACCGTTGACCAAAGCAGAAGATGCGATCGAACTCGACACCAGTGCGCTCACCCTCGAGCAGGTCATCGCCAAGGTTGTCTCTTACGCCAAGGAAGCTGCACGATGA
- the scpB gene encoding SMC-Scp complex subunit ScpB, which yields MTDQGVQEEIEPFQELEDSDSLGAPSLAAAIEALLLLADEPMSVLSIAQATRQPTAEVEETVRALAAEYDASVRGFDLREVAGGWRYYTRSECSPLVERYVLDGQQARLTQASLETLAVIAYRQPVTRGRVSAVRGVNVDGVIRTLVTRGLIEEAGHEDESSAILYRTTSTFLERLGIASLDDLPPLAEHLPDLADLEEVLDSVATGD from the coding sequence ATGACTGACCAAGGCGTGCAAGAAGAAATCGAGCCCTTCCAGGAGCTGGAAGATTCCGACAGTCTGGGTGCGCCGAGTCTGGCTGCCGCGATCGAGGCCTTGCTGCTGCTCGCCGATGAGCCGATGTCTGTGCTGTCCATTGCCCAGGCAACTCGTCAACCAACGGCAGAGGTTGAGGAAACGGTCAGGGCCTTGGCAGCGGAATATGACGCATCAGTGCGGGGATTTGATTTGCGCGAAGTCGCTGGCGGCTGGCGCTATTACACCCGCAGCGAATGCTCGCCCCTTGTCGAGCGCTATGTGCTCGATGGTCAGCAAGCTCGACTCACGCAGGCTTCTCTTGAGACCTTGGCCGTGATCGCCTACCGCCAGCCAGTGACCCGTGGTCGAGTGAGCGCGGTTCGTGGAGTCAACGTTGATGGGGTCATCCGGACCCTGGTGACTCGCGGGCTCATTGAGGAAGCCGGTCATGAAGACGAATCATCGGCGATCCTCTACCGCACGACTTCGACCTTCCTCGAGCGTTTGGGCATCGCCTCGCTGGACGATCTGCCGCCATTGGCCGAACATCTTCCAGACCTCGCCGACCTTGAAGAGGTTCTGGATTCTGTGGCAACGGGTGACTAG